The following are encoded in a window of Clostridium thermarum genomic DNA:
- a CDS encoding extracellular solute-binding protein, giving the protein MLKKSRKVMSLVLSAIVVGSLFVGCKAKTEEPAKTGGDETKAPATEKQKVSLKVWGSQEDQALLGKMIESFKAAHPDKEYTIELGVVSEADAKTRYLEDPAAAADVFSFANDQLYDLVNAGGLYEVTRNKDAIIAANSEGSIEAATAGDKLYAYPMTADNGYFMYYDKSVVSDEDVKTLDGILAAADKAGKKVFMDVSNGWYIASFFLGAGGTLTMKDGKQVIDWNNETGVKVGEAIKAFTAHKAFLTGDDAVLTGGFGETIAAGVSGTWNAEAIKSKLGDNFGAAKLPTFTVDGKQVQMGSFAGYKLVGVNSQTKSPVDAMDLAEWLTNEENQALRFKERAMGPSNKKVAESAEVKANLPLAALSEQSKYATSQKDVSGSYWAPAEAFGTAMEAKDYSKSIKEQLDAMVQQIQQ; this is encoded by the coding sequence ATGTTAAAAAAGTCTAGAAAGGTTATGTCCTTGGTTCTGTCTGCAATAGTGGTAGGTTCCTTATTTGTTGGCTGTAAGGCAAAAACAGAGGAACCAGCAAAAACTGGAGGAGATGAAACCAAGGCGCCTGCAACTGAAAAACAAAAAGTTTCATTAAAGGTTTGGGGTTCACAGGAAGACCAAGCTCTATTGGGCAAGATGATTGAATCCTTTAAGGCTGCTCATCCAGACAAGGAATACACCATTGAACTAGGTGTAGTAAGTGAAGCAGACGCTAAGACCAGATACTTAGAAGATCCAGCTGCTGCTGCCGATGTTTTCAGCTTTGCTAACGACCAGCTTTATGATCTTGTTAATGCCGGTGGATTATATGAAGTTACTAGAAATAAAGATGCTATAATTGCTGCTAACAGCGAAGGTTCAATAGAAGCTGCAACAGCTGGCGATAAATTATATGCTTATCCAATGACAGCTGATAATGGTTACTTTATGTATTATGATAAGAGTGTTGTAAGTGATGAAGATGTTAAAACATTAGACGGTATACTTGCAGCTGCTGATAAGGCTGGAAAGAAAGTATTTATGGATGTATCTAACGGATGGTACATTGCTTCCTTCTTCCTTGGTGCTGGTGGAACATTAACAATGAAAGACGGAAAGCAGGTTATTGATTGGAACAACGAAACTGGAGTTAAAGTCGGAGAAGCTATAAAGGCATTTACTGCTCATAAGGCTTTCTTAACTGGCGATGACGCTGTATTAACTGGTGGGTTCGGTGAAACTATAGCAGCCGGTGTTTCAGGTACTTGGAATGCAGAGGCTATTAAATCAAAGTTAGGCGATAATTTTGGTGCAGCAAAACTTCCAACCTTCACTGTTGATGGAAAACAAGTACAAATGGGTAGCTTTGCTGGTTATAAGCTAGTTGGTGTTAACAGCCAGACAAAGTCCCCTGTAGATGCAATGGATTTAGCTGAGTGGCTGACAAATGAAGAAAACCAAGCTTTAAGATTCAAAGAAAGAGCTATGGGACCTTCAAACAAGAAAGTTGCTGAAAGTGCAGAAGTTAAAGCAAATCTTCCATTGGCTGCATTATCAGAACAAAGCAAATATGCAACATCTCAAAAAGATGTATCTGGCAGCTATTGGGCACCAGCAGAAGCTTTCGGAACTGCTATGGAAGCTAAGGATTATTCAAAATCAATTAAAGAACAATTAGATGCAATGGTACAACAAATTCAACAATAA
- a CDS encoding sugar ABC transporter permease produces MINRENLYSNKGKKSGLNSFKTRTAIANGLIYFLLTVLAIIWIIPLVWLVIASLRKEPGAYTPYILPKEYTFDNYIKLFTNTQLFNYPRWFRNTLVVAIFSCILSTLYTLGVSYALSRLRFKLRKPLMNVALVLGMFPGFMSMIVIYHIIKAIGLEQSLTALVLVYSGGAGLGYYISKGFFDTIPRALDEAATIDGATRSQIFWKITLPLSRPIITYTVLTSFLAPWMDFIFASVIMKDNYNNYTIAVGLYQMTTRENIYNYFTQFCAGAVLIAIPITILFIIMQKNYVEGVTGGSVKG; encoded by the coding sequence ATGATTAATAGAGAAAATTTATATAGTAATAAGGGAAAAAAGTCCGGGCTAAACAGCTTTAAAACAAGAACTGCTATTGCAAATGGATTGATATATTTCCTTCTAACAGTGCTAGCTATAATTTGGATTATCCCCTTGGTTTGGCTTGTAATAGCCTCCTTGAGAAAAGAACCGGGAGCTTATACACCTTATATTTTACCAAAGGAATATACTTTTGATAATTATATTAAACTGTTTACTAATACTCAATTGTTCAACTATCCTAGATGGTTCAGAAACACCTTGGTCGTTGCAATCTTCAGCTGCATATTATCCACTCTGTATACTCTGGGAGTGAGCTATGCACTAAGCAGACTTAGATTTAAGTTGAGAAAACCCTTGATGAACGTTGCTTTGGTCCTTGGAATGTTCCCTGGATTTATGTCTATGATCGTTATATACCATATTATAAAGGCTATAGGGCTTGAACAATCACTTACTGCACTGGTTTTAGTTTATTCCGGTGGAGCTGGACTGGGATACTATATTTCAAAGGGCTTCTTTGATACTATTCCCAGGGCCTTAGATGAGGCAGCTACCATTGACGGGGCTACCAGGAGCCAAATATTCTGGAAGATAACCTTACCGCTTTCAAGGCCAATCATAACCTATACTGTATTAACTTCCTTCCTGGCGCCTTGGATGGATTTTATATTTGCCAGTGTAATAATGAAGGACAATTACAATAATTACACCATCGCTGTCGGACTATATCAGATGACCACCAGAGAAAATATATACAATTATTTCACCCAGTTCTGTGCAGGTGCGGTATTAATTGCAATACCAATTACCATCTTATTTATCATAATGCAGAAGAACTATGTTGAAGGTGTTACTGGAGGTTCTGTAAAGGGCTAA
- a CDS encoding carbohydrate ABC transporter permease encodes MENIKVPKDSIFKNLIHALTKGNIVSKLSCIVMGLGCVLRGQIVKGLLYLALQLTYLTYMATYGLDYLSKIGTLGTAAQTQIWNEELQIYENVPGDNSMLILLFSVITIVISIAMIIVYAKSVSESYYNEQLKKAGKKPNSFIEDLKSLFDNNFHKTLLTLPALGVICTVILPIIFMILIAFTNFDKTHQPPGKLFTWVGLENFKNIFWNNPLQSHTFTQLFIWTIIWAICATFSNYILGMILAIMINKKGIKFKGFWRTIFVLTIAVPQFVTLLLMSRMLQELGPVNVLLQNLGWIKEPIKFLTDGTNAKLTVIIVNMWIGIPYTMLITSGILMNIPEELYESAKIDGAGPVTIFRKITLPYMLFVTTPYLITQFIGNINNFNVIFLLTGGGPMTLKYFQAGETDLLVTWLYKLTVNEQNYSLASTIGIIVFVISATLSLITYNRSASVQKEDTFQ; translated from the coding sequence ATGGAAAATATTAAGGTGCCCAAAGATAGTATATTTAAGAATCTTATTCACGCCTTGACAAAAGGTAATATTGTTTCAAAGTTAAGCTGCATTGTCATGGGGCTTGGTTGTGTTTTAAGAGGACAAATAGTAAAGGGATTGCTGTACTTAGCCTTGCAATTAACCTACTTGACATATATGGCCACTTATGGTTTGGATTATTTAAGTAAAATAGGAACCTTGGGAACAGCTGCACAGACACAGATTTGGAATGAAGAACTGCAAATTTATGAAAATGTTCCTGGGGATAACTCTATGCTGATTCTACTATTCAGCGTAATAACTATAGTTATTTCTATAGCAATGATTATTGTTTATGCAAAGAGTGTATCTGAATCATATTATAATGAACAACTAAAAAAAGCTGGTAAGAAACCAAACAGTTTTATAGAGGACTTGAAATCATTATTCGATAATAATTTTCATAAGACTCTTTTAACTTTACCTGCTTTAGGAGTTATTTGTACTGTTATATTACCAATTATTTTTATGATCTTAATTGCGTTTACTAATTTTGATAAAACTCACCAGCCACCGGGAAAATTGTTTACCTGGGTTGGATTAGAAAACTTTAAAAATATATTTTGGAATAATCCGCTTCAATCCCATACTTTCACTCAACTTTTCATATGGACTATTATCTGGGCTATTTGTGCCACTTTTAGTAACTATATACTTGGCATGATATTAGCCATTATGATAAATAAGAAAGGCATAAAGTTTAAAGGCTTCTGGAGAACAATATTCGTTTTGACTATAGCTGTTCCTCAGTTTGTAACCTTACTGCTTATGTCAAGAATGCTTCAAGAGTTGGGACCGGTAAATGTACTCTTGCAAAATCTAGGATGGATAAAAGAACCAATAAAATTCTTAACAGATGGAACAAATGCTAAGCTTACTGTAATTATAGTAAATATGTGGATAGGTATTCCATATACCATGCTTATAACTTCTGGAATTCTAATGAATATCCCTGAAGAATTGTATGAAAGTGCAAAAATTGATGGAGCTGGTCCTGTAACTATTTTCAGAAAGATTACTCTTCCATATATGCTTTTTGTAACTACACCGTATTTAATTACACAGTTTATTGGAAATATCAATAACTTCAATGTTATATTCCTATTAACGGGCGGAGGACCTATGACTTTGAAGTATTTCCAAGCCGGAGAAACAGATTTGCTTGTAACATGGCTCTATAAACTTACAGTAAACGAGCAAAATTATTCCTTAGCTTCTACTATAGGAATTATTGTATTTGTAATTAGTGCTACACTGTCACTGATAACCTACAACAGGTCTGCATCTGTTCAAAAGGAGGACACTTTTCAATGA
- the larE gene encoding ATP-dependent sacrificial sulfur transferase LarE — MSESDVKLEQLKSILRDMGSAALAYSGGVDSTFLLTVAKEVLGDKIIAITARSSTYPEREFNEACQYIEKLGVKHIVIYSEELDIEGFSKNPKDRCYYCKKELMTQVKNIAEKHSINVLLDGSNYDDLGDYRPGMKAAKEMGVRSPLKEAMFTKKDIRQLSKIMGVPSWNKPSFACLASRFPYGHEITREKLKMVEDAEQYLIDLGFRQLRVRHHEEIARIEVSPEEMLKLFDLELMDKIVKRLKDIGFKYVTMDMQGYRTGSMNEVLQLDNNK, encoded by the coding sequence TTGAGTGAATCAGATGTAAAATTAGAGCAATTAAAAAGTATATTAAGAGATATGGGAAGTGCTGCTCTTGCTTATTCAGGAGGTGTGGACAGTACTTTTTTACTCACAGTGGCAAAGGAAGTGCTTGGGGACAAGATTATTGCAATAACCGCAAGATCCTCGACCTATCCGGAAAGAGAGTTTAATGAGGCTTGTCAATACATAGAAAAATTAGGAGTAAAACATATTGTTATCTATTCTGAAGAGTTAGATATAGAAGGTTTTTCAAAGAATCCAAAAGATAGATGCTATTATTGTAAAAAAGAATTGATGACTCAAGTTAAAAATATTGCAGAAAAGCATAGTATAAATGTACTTTTGGACGGAAGTAACTATGACGACTTAGGTGACTACAGACCTGGTATGAAGGCCGCAAAGGAAATGGGTGTAAGAAGCCCCTTGAAAGAGGCCATGTTCACAAAAAAAGATATTCGTCAGTTGTCAAAGATAATGGGGGTACCTAGTTGGAATAAACCTTCCTTTGCATGTCTTGCTTCAAGATTCCCCTATGGACATGAGATAACAAGAGAGAAACTCAAAATGGTAGAAGATGCTGAACAGTATCTGATAGATTTGGGCTTTAGACAGCTAAGAGTAAGACATCATGAAGAAATAGCAAGAATAGAGGTAAGCCCGGAGGAAATGCTGAAACTTTTCGATTTGGAGCTTATGGATAAGATAGTAAAGAGGCTTAAGGACATAGGCTTCAAATATGTAACAATGGATATGCAGGGCTATAGAACGGGAAGTATGAATGAGGTTCTGCAATTGGACAATAATAAATAA
- the cysK gene encoding cysteine synthase A yields the protein MAKIAKNLTDLIGNTPLLELTSYNRKKGLGAEVVAKLEYFNPAGSVKDRIAFAMITAAEKKGLIKEGTVIIEPTSGNTGIGLAFVSAAKGYRLILTMPETMSIERRKLLKALGAELVLTPGSEGMKGAIQKAQELAAEIPNAFIPQQFANPANPEIHRNTTAQEILRDTDGKVDIFVAGVGTGGTVTGVGEVLKAANPNVKIVAVEPFDSPVLSGGKPGPHKIQGIGAGFVPDILNTEVIDEIIKVKNEDAFETSREVAKAEGLLVGISSGAALYAATELAKREENKGKRIVVLLPDTGERYLSTVLFGDN from the coding sequence ATGGCAAAGATAGCAAAGAATTTAACAGACTTAATAGGCAATACACCACTATTAGAATTAACATCTTACAACAGAAAAAAGGGACTAGGTGCTGAAGTCGTTGCAAAGCTTGAATATTTTAACCCTGCCGGTTCAGTTAAGGATAGAATTGCCTTTGCAATGATTACCGCTGCAGAGAAAAAGGGACTTATTAAGGAAGGTACTGTAATTATTGAGCCAACTAGCGGAAATACTGGAATAGGTTTAGCTTTTGTATCAGCAGCTAAGGGATATAGACTAATATTGACAATGCCAGAAACAATGAGCATTGAAAGAAGAAAACTCTTAAAGGCCTTGGGAGCAGAATTGGTTTTAACTCCTGGTTCTGAAGGTATGAAGGGAGCAATACAAAAGGCCCAAGAATTAGCAGCAGAAATACCTAACGCCTTTATCCCACAACAATTTGCTAACCCAGCAAATCCTGAAATACACAGAAATACAACTGCACAGGAAATATTGAGAGATACCGATGGCAAGGTTGACATTTTTGTGGCAGGAGTAGGTACCGGCGGTACTGTAACAGGTGTTGGTGAAGTATTAAAGGCTGCAAATCCTAATGTTAAAATAGTAGCAGTTGAACCATTTGACTCACCGGTACTATCAGGAGGCAAGCCAGGTCCTCATAAGATACAGGGAATTGGTGCAGGGTTCGTACCAGATATATTGAACACCGAAGTTATTGATGAAATTATTAAGGTTAAGAATGAAGATGCCTTTGAAACTTCAAGAGAAGTAGCAAAAGCAGAAGGATTATTAGTTGGAATATCCTCTGGTGCAGCACTTTATGCAGCAACTGAATTGGCTAAGAGGGAAGAAAACAAGGGTAAGAGAATAGTTGTATTATTACCAGACACCGGTGAAAGATACTTATCAACAGTATTATTTGGTGATAATTAA
- a CDS encoding histidine kinase dimerization/phospho-acceptor domain-containing protein, with protein MTIPKIKEGDLDFNVDIDSDDEIGELGIAFNDMRTPITAIKGYVEGIRDGVADTPEKMNKYINTIYKKAVAADKLIDELFLYSKLDLSKLEFNFNDINIVKCLIDCMEELQFDLEKRGMTISFNGADYKDIIVRVDVQQLKRVIINYNKRFFSSSLRKIFIHS; from the coding sequence TTGACAATACCTAAAATTAAAGAGGGGGATCTGGATTTTAATGTAGATATAGATTCAGATGATGAGATTGGTGAGCTAGGCATAGCTTTTAATGACATGAGAACTCCAATTACGGCTATAAAGGGTTACGTGGAAGGCATAAGGGATGGGGTTGCAGACACCCCGGAGAAAATGAATAAGTATATAAATACCATATACAAGAAGGCAGTGGCTGCGGATAAATTAATAGATGAGTTATTCCTGTATTCCAAGCTGGATTTGAGTAAGCTGGAATTCAATTTCAATGATATTAATATAGTTAAGTGTTTGATTGATTGCATGGAAGAGCTCCAGTTTGATTTGGAGAAGAGAGGGATGACTATAAGCTTTAACGGGGCAGACTACAAGGATATAATAGTAAGGGTTGATGTTCAGCAGCTAAAGAGAGTTATAATTAATTATAATAAAAGATTTTTCTCATCTTCACTGAGAAAAATCTTCATTCATTCTTGA
- the metA gene encoding homoserine O-acetyltransferase MetA gives MPIKIPNNLPAKELLNSENIFVMDEDRAYHQDIRPLKIAILNLMPIKVTTENQLLRLLGNTPLQVEITLLYQESYKSKHTPEEHLITFYSTFNEVKDKKFDGLIITGAPVEQMAFEEVDYWEELAAIMEWSKTNITSTFHICWAAQAGLYYHYNIAKYPLSEKMFGVFPHRINYRNEKLVRGFDDVFYAPHSRHTEVRKEDIAKISELLILTESEESGVHIVASKDGKQIFVMGHSEYDANSLKWEYDRDISKGLDITIPKNYFPEDDPTKAPIVNWRGHANLLFSNWLNYYVYQETPYLL, from the coding sequence ATGCCAATTAAGATACCAAACAATTTACCTGCTAAAGAATTATTAAACAGTGAGAATATTTTTGTTATGGATGAAGACAGGGCTTATCATCAAGATATCAGACCTTTAAAAATAGCTATATTAAACCTTATGCCTATAAAGGTTACTACAGAAAACCAGTTGCTGAGGCTTTTGGGTAATACACCGCTTCAGGTGGAAATAACCCTGCTTTATCAGGAAAGCTACAAGTCAAAACATACCCCGGAGGAACATCTTATAACCTTTTATAGTACCTTCAACGAGGTAAAGGATAAGAAGTTTGATGGGCTTATTATTACCGGTGCTCCGGTAGAGCAGATGGCCTTTGAGGAAGTAGACTATTGGGAAGAGTTAGCAGCCATTATGGAATGGAGCAAGACGAACATAACCTCTACCTTTCACATTTGCTGGGCAGCTCAAGCCGGTTTATACTATCACTATAATATAGCTAAATATCCTCTCTCGGAAAAGATGTTTGGGGTTTTTCCCCACAGGATCAATTATCGAAATGAAAAGCTGGTCAGGGGCTTTGATGATGTATTCTATGCGCCGCATTCAAGACACACCGAAGTGAGAAAAGAAGACATAGCAAAAATATCTGAACTACTTATATTGACAGAATCAGAAGAGAGCGGTGTTCACATAGTTGCTTCAAAGGATGGAAAGCAGATCTTCGTCATGGGCCATTCCGAATACGATGCCAACTCCTTAAAGTGGGAGTATGACAGAGATATATCCAAGGGCTTGGATATAACAATACCTAAAAACTACTTCCCGGAAGATGATCCAACAAAAGCACCAATTGTAAACTGGCGCGGTCATGCTAATCTGCTGTTTTCAAACTGGCTGAATTACTATGTATATCAAGAAACGCCTTACTTATTATAA
- the thiI gene encoding tRNA uracil 4-sulfurtransferase ThiI, producing the protein MRKLLLIKYSSEIFLKGLNRSSFERKLKSNIAAVLKGSQYEFISDQGRWFIYSENLDEVVEKVRRVFGVEEVCIVTEVEPTMEAIGAQAIKEAEDFGNATFKVESNRANKAFPLNSMELSREVGAIVLRNVKGLKVDVHKPQRVLNVEVRERAYVYSKRIKAVGGLPYGMDGSTMLMLSGGIDSPVAGYMMARRGVELSCIYFHSHPYTSERAKEKVKDLARILKGYTGHITLYVAPFTDIQMAIIDKCPENELTIIMRRFMMRLACAVAEKYNINSVTTGESIGQVASQTMEGLMVSNDVADRPVFRPLIATDKTDIMEISRQIGTYETSILPYEDCCTIFVPKHPKTRPRVDLIRNSESVLDIEKLVQDAIDNMEVYNL; encoded by the coding sequence ATGAGAAAACTATTACTGATTAAGTATTCATCAGAAATATTTTTAAAAGGACTAAACAGAAGCAGCTTTGAAAGAAAGCTTAAAAGCAATATAGCAGCAGTGCTCAAGGGCAGTCAATATGAATTCATATCTGACCAGGGAAGATGGTTCATCTACAGTGAAAATCTAGATGAAGTTGTGGAGAAGGTTAGAAGAGTATTTGGTGTGGAAGAGGTATGTATTGTTACGGAAGTTGAGCCAACTATGGAGGCTATAGGTGCTCAGGCAATAAAGGAAGCAGAAGACTTTGGGAATGCTACTTTCAAAGTTGAAAGCAACAGAGCAAATAAAGCCTTTCCGCTGAACTCCATGGAACTTAGCCGTGAAGTAGGAGCAATAGTACTAAGAAATGTGAAGGGATTAAAGGTAGATGTACATAAACCACAAAGAGTATTAAATGTTGAAGTCAGAGAACGTGCCTATGTATATTCAAAAAGAATAAAGGCTGTAGGAGGCCTGCCCTATGGCATGGACGGCAGTACCATGCTCATGCTATCTGGGGGCATAGATTCACCGGTGGCAGGCTACATGATGGCACGAAGAGGTGTAGAACTAAGCTGCATATACTTCCATAGCCATCCTTACACCAGTGAAAGAGCTAAGGAAAAGGTAAAGGACTTAGCAAGAATATTAAAGGGTTATACCGGACATATCACTCTCTACGTTGCTCCCTTCACTGATATCCAAATGGCCATAATAGATAAATGTCCGGAAAACGAACTGACTATTATAATGAGAAGATTTATGATGAGACTTGCCTGTGCAGTGGCCGAGAAATATAACATTAATTCCGTAACCACCGGCGAAAGTATCGGACAGGTAGCCAGTCAGACTATGGAAGGCCTTATGGTAAGTAACGACGTTGCTGACAGACCGGTGTTCAGACCTTTAATAGCTACTGATAAGACAGATATAATGGAGATTTCAAGGCAGATTGGAACCTATGAAACCTCAATCCTGCCCTACGAAGATTGCTGTACAATATTTGTACCAAAACATCCAAAGACTAGACCAAGAGTTGACCTCATAAGAAACTCAGAAAGTGTATTGGACATCGAAAAGCTAGTCCAAGACGCTATTGACAATATGGAAGTTTACAACTTATAA
- a CDS encoding peptidylprolyl isomerase — MKKNLTVLVAGLMLTAMLTGCGAKKTEENYVATVDKYKITEKEYTYFLMDTKNKIEQMTYIQDEAGRKELWEGTLGDKPAQEYAKELALESAREFKLLLEAAKSAGYKADEEEVKNTNAELDELVASLGQGQEGLIAFEKKYGLSVDQVKAMSNDFNIIQNYYKGDIEKTKFTDEEIKQYYEENKEEYGDQVTVKHVLFMTVDQTTRKPLSQEKQDEAKKKAEDILARVKAGEDIGELAKQYTEDPGSKDKGGEYTFGKGQMVQEFEDWSFSAKVGDVGLVKTEYGYHVIKLEKTGLDAVKSLINSKLIEKKFSDLIEQWVKDPKNEIVKNQAVYDSIKVYTPEETQETTEQK, encoded by the coding sequence ATGAAAAAAAACCTGACAGTACTAGTAGCAGGCTTGATGCTGACAGCTATGCTCACCGGATGTGGAGCGAAGAAAACGGAAGAAAATTATGTAGCCACAGTTGATAAATATAAGATAACTGAGAAAGAATATACTTACTTTCTAATGGATACAAAGAATAAGATTGAACAAATGACTTATATACAAGATGAAGCTGGCAGAAAGGAACTTTGGGAGGGAACTCTCGGAGATAAACCGGCCCAGGAGTATGCTAAGGAGCTGGCATTAGAGAGTGCAAGAGAATTCAAGCTGTTGTTAGAAGCTGCTAAGTCTGCGGGCTATAAGGCAGATGAAGAAGAAGTAAAGAATACAAATGCTGAATTGGATGAGCTTGTAGCATCTTTAGGACAAGGACAAGAAGGACTAATTGCCTTTGAGAAAAAATATGGTCTGTCTGTAGACCAGGTAAAAGCTATGAGCAACGATTTCAATATAATCCAGAATTATTACAAGGGTGACATTGAGAAAACTAAGTTTACTGATGAAGAAATAAAGCAGTATTATGAAGAGAATAAAGAAGAGTATGGAGACCAGGTAACAGTTAAGCATGTTCTATTTATGACAGTAGACCAGACCACAAGAAAACCATTATCTCAGGAGAAACAGGATGAGGCTAAGAAGAAGGCAGAAGATATATTAGCACGTGTCAAAGCTGGGGAAGATATTGGAGAACTTGCAAAACAATATACAGAGGATCCAGGTTCAAAGGATAAGGGAGGAGAATATACCTTTGGTAAGGGACAGATGGTACAGGAGTTTGAAGATTGGTCCTTTAGTGCAAAGGTTGGAGATGTTGGACTGGTTAAAACCGAATACGGCTATCATGTAATTAAACTGGAGAAAACAGGCCTGGATGCTGTTAAATCTCTGATAAACAGCAAGCTTATAGAAAAGAAGTTTAGTGATCTTATAGAACAATGGGTAAAGGATCCAAAGAATGAAATAGTAAAAAATCAAGCGGTATATGACAGTATAAAGGTGTATACTCCTGAGGAAACACAAGAAACAACAGAGCAAAAGTAA
- a CDS encoding cysteine desulfurase family protein: protein MLVYFDNGATTKPYEEVIEAVADTMRNNFGNPSSAHGIGLKAEKKLKDARERAAKTLNCSPEEIIFTSGGSESNNFLIKGFTAPGAHVITSVIEHPSVLNTLKDLEGSGIKVTYLGVDSDGRISLEELKNSLNNDTRLITIMHVNNEIGVVQDLEAIGKLIKENSPRVKFHVDAVQGYGKLKIDVKKAQIDLLSVSGHKIHGPRGVGFSYIKKGLSPKALISGGGQERNFRSGTENLPGIAGFVEAAEKVHTNLYDNYNKVMGLKEYFIERLGNIKGIRINSPNTEHFSPYILSVSFPGIRGEVLLHLLEEKGVYVSTGSACSSKGHGDSHVLKAIGLKTEELKGTIRFSFSEFNSKEEVDYTIEVLEKSLKFLRRN from the coding sequence ATGCTTGTGTATTTTGACAATGGTGCTACCACCAAGCCCTATGAGGAAGTAATCGAAGCTGTGGCGGATACTATGAGAAACAATTTTGGAAATCCTTCTTCTGCTCATGGTATCGGGCTGAAGGCAGAGAAAAAACTAAAGGATGCAAGAGAAAGGGCTGCAAAGACACTGAACTGCAGTCCGGAGGAAATAATTTTTACTTCCGGCGGCAGTGAAAGCAATAACTTTCTAATAAAGGGCTTTACAGCTCCCGGTGCCCATGTAATAACCTCTGTAATTGAGCATCCCAGTGTGCTGAATACATTAAAAGATTTAGAAGGGTCAGGTATAAAGGTAACATATTTAGGTGTGGACAGTGACGGAAGAATATCTCTTGAGGAACTTAAAAATAGCTTGAATAACGATACAAGGCTTATAACTATAATGCATGTAAACAATGAAATTGGTGTAGTCCAGGATCTTGAGGCCATAGGTAAATTGATAAAAGAAAATAGTCCCAGGGTTAAATTTCATGTTGATGCCGTACAAGGTTATGGAAAGCTCAAAATAGATGTGAAAAAGGCTCAAATTGATCTGCTTTCTGTCAGTGGACATAAAATACACGGGCCAAGAGGGGTAGGATTTTCATACATTAAGAAAGGATTATCCCCAAAGGCACTTATTAGTGGAGGAGGCCAGGAAAGGAACTTCCGTTCAGGTACAGAAAATCTTCCGGGGATTGCAGGTTTTGTAGAGGCGGCAGAGAAGGTTCATACTAACCTTTATGACAACTACAACAAAGTAATGGGATTGAAAGAATATTTTATAGAGAGACTTGGAAATATAAAAGGGATAAGGATAAATAGTCCCAATACAGAGCACTTTTCTCCATATATTTTAAGTGTTAGCTTCCCAGGTATAAGAGGGGAAGTTCTGCTTCATCTATTGGAGGAAAAAGGCGTGTATGTTTCTACCGGGTCTGCCTGCTCCTCAAAGGGGCATGGAGATAGCCACGTATTGAAGGCTATCGGACTTAAAACTGAGGAGCTAAAGGGAACCATAAGGTTTAGCTTTAGTGAGTTCAACTCAAAAGAAGAAGTAGATTATACCATTGAGGTATTGGAAAAAAGTTTAAAGTTTTTAAGGAGAAATTAG